From Streptomyces sp. TLI_105, the proteins below share one genomic window:
- a CDS encoding PadR family transcriptional regulator, with amino-acid sequence MVPGEARSEAAGKVASQLRKGVLEYCVLALLRDGPRYGVEILDELAAVSVMTTSQGTIYPLLSRLRRDGLVDTELRESATGPARRYYTLTAPGRTALTEFAESWPRFRDGVDHFLTAPHGGSA; translated from the coding sequence ATGGTTCCTGGCGAAGCAAGATCAGAGGCGGCCGGAAAGGTCGCCAGTCAGCTGCGCAAGGGCGTACTGGAGTACTGCGTCCTGGCCCTGCTGCGCGACGGCCCGCGCTACGGCGTCGAGATCCTCGACGAGCTGGCCGCCGTCAGCGTCATGACCACCAGCCAGGGCACGATCTACCCCTTGCTGTCCCGGCTTCGCCGCGACGGGCTCGTCGACACCGAGCTGCGCGAGTCGGCCACCGGGCCCGCCCGCCGCTACTACACGCTCACCGCGCCCGGCAGGACCGCGCTCACCGAGTTCGCCGAGAGCTGGCCGCGCTTCCGCGACGGCGTCGACCACTTCCTGACCGCACCCCACGGAGGCTCCGCATGA
- a CDS encoding GNAT family N-acetyltransferase translates to MSLGTATVRTRHLDLVPLAVAHADEMAGVLADPALHTFIGGAPLTAPELRARYVRLVAGSPDPAVVWCNWVVRLRAEDRLAGTVQATVTDDGRTAEVAWVVGTARQGRGIAREAAEGLVGLLVERGVRTVVAHVHPDHAASAAVARAAGLAPTDEEQDGEVRWEAVFGGAVG, encoded by the coding sequence GTGAGCCTCGGGACCGCGACCGTACGGACCCGGCACCTCGACCTCGTGCCGCTCGCCGTCGCGCACGCCGACGAGATGGCCGGAGTCCTCGCCGACCCCGCCCTCCACACCTTCATCGGCGGCGCCCCGCTCACCGCGCCCGAACTGCGCGCCCGGTACGTGCGGCTGGTCGCCGGATCACCCGACCCGGCGGTCGTCTGGTGCAACTGGGTGGTGCGGCTCCGCGCGGAGGACCGGCTCGCCGGGACCGTGCAGGCGACGGTCACCGACGACGGGCGGACCGCCGAGGTCGCCTGGGTCGTCGGGACGGCCCGGCAAGGGCGGGGGATCGCCCGCGAGGCCGCCGAGGGGCTCGTCGGACTGCTCGTGGAGCGGGGCGTCCGGACGGTCGTCGCCCACGTCCACCCCGACCACGCGGCCTCCGCCGCCGTCGCCCGCGCGGCCGGCCTCGCGCCGACGGACGAGGAACAGGACGGCGAGGTCCGCTGGGAGGCCGTGTTCGGCGGGGCGGTCGGGTGA
- a CDS encoding serine/threonine-protein kinase, producing the protein MNGRVIGGRYELATVIGQGGMGQVWTAYDGRLDRRVAVKLLRPATMTGPATAAEELRRRFVRECRVTAQVDHPGLVTVHDAGSDGDDLYLVMQYVEGADLADHLAEHDPYPWEWAVSVAAQLCAVLAAVHAVPIVHRDLKPRNVMIRPDGTVTVLDLGVASVLDTDTTRLTQTGSPIGSPAYMAPEQAMGGAVGPSTDLYALGVLLHELLSGNVPFAGSTALGVLHRHLYEPPAPLRQLRPEIPEALEALVLRLLAKDPQARPSGAHEAYEHLLPLLPARGAPTGPMDPTRPFLRPHAPWPERATARAVAVPPVPVAPPRPRADPRTDPRVYGSGSQPARPDVAAAVDEVKRLLAEGSLTQAVDMLGAILPAAAAEHGERSPVVRILRKQYASTLMDDGQYRRALPELRRLAEDRGAEAGPTDPQFLQFRYDAALCLEQLGETAAALGEFRAVLPYYERDPARAFDIRQRIGLLLLAAGEHAAGQEELQRLLFDAERAYGPYHPLPVELRRALDHQRQLGRRP; encoded by the coding sequence GCCAGGGCGGGATGGGCCAGGTCTGGACGGCGTACGACGGACGCCTCGACCGCCGGGTGGCGGTGAAGCTGCTCCGGCCGGCCACCATGACGGGCCCCGCCACCGCCGCGGAGGAGCTGCGGCGCCGCTTCGTGCGCGAGTGCCGGGTGACCGCGCAGGTCGACCACCCCGGCCTGGTGACCGTGCACGACGCGGGCAGCGACGGCGACGACCTCTACCTCGTCATGCAGTACGTGGAGGGCGCGGACCTCGCCGACCACCTCGCCGAGCACGACCCGTACCCCTGGGAGTGGGCGGTCAGCGTCGCCGCCCAGCTGTGCGCGGTGCTCGCCGCCGTGCACGCGGTGCCGATCGTGCACCGCGACCTCAAGCCGCGGAACGTGATGATCCGCCCGGACGGCACCGTGACCGTCCTCGACCTGGGCGTCGCCTCCGTCCTGGACACCGACACCACCCGGCTCACGCAGACCGGTTCGCCCATCGGCAGTCCGGCGTACATGGCGCCGGAGCAGGCCATGGGCGGCGCCGTCGGCCCGTCCACCGACCTGTACGCGCTGGGGGTGCTGCTCCACGAACTCCTCAGCGGGAACGTGCCGTTCGCGGGCTCCACCGCGCTCGGCGTGCTGCACCGGCACCTGTACGAGCCGCCCGCACCGCTCCGGCAGCTGCGGCCCGAGATCCCCGAGGCGCTCGAAGCGCTGGTCCTGCGGCTGCTCGCCAAGGACCCGCAGGCCCGGCCGTCCGGCGCGCACGAGGCGTACGAGCACCTGCTGCCGCTGCTTCCGGCGCGCGGTGCCCCGACGGGGCCGATGGACCCGACGCGGCCGTTCCTGCGCCCGCACGCGCCCTGGCCGGAGCGCGCGACGGCGAGGGCCGTGGCGGTCCCGCCGGTCCCGGTGGCGCCTCCGCGCCCGCGGGCCGATCCCCGTACCGACCCCCGGGTGTACGGGAGCGGGTCGCAGCCCGCGCGTCCCGACGTGGCCGCGGCCGTCGACGAGGTGAAGCGGCTGCTCGCGGAGGGTTCGCTGACCCAGGCCGTGGACATGCTCGGCGCCATCCTGCCCGCGGCGGCGGCCGAGCACGGCGAACGGTCGCCGGTCGTCCGGATCCTGCGCAAGCAGTACGCGTCGACGCTCATGGACGACGGCCAGTACCGGCGCGCGCTGCCGGAGCTGCGCCGGCTCGCGGAGGACCGCGGCGCGGAGGCGGGCCCGACGGACCCGCAGTTCCTGCAGTTCCGCTACGACGCGGCCCTCTGCCTGGAGCAGCTGGGGGAGACGGCCGCCGCGCTCGGGGAGTTCCGCGCGGTCCTGCCGTACTACGAGCGGGACCCGGCGCGGGCCTTCGACATCCGGCAGCGGATCGGGCTGCTGCTCCTGGCGGCGGGCGAGCACGCGGCCGGCCAGGAGGAGCTCCAGCGGCTGCTGTTCGACGCGGAGCGCGCCTACGGCCCGTACCACCCGCTTCCGGTGGAGCTGCGGCGGGCGCTCGACCACCAGCGGCAGCTGGGGCGGCGGCCCTGA
- a CDS encoding DUF2625 family protein — translation MRGLSELTDVEDPAWPLLEEELRTAKVPVEVLDADPAQGAATLLQTQVTVRSYLGAFLFRTGGALVDDGWLRVYGSPAVHNDRRLPGLARVNGYPAEPDPAWRPAAGLVVAHDVLGGAFAIQGGTEEETGLPGSPGEMVYFAPDSLRWDAIGAGYGAWLSWVLAGGIEEFYEGLRWPGWRDEAPGLTGGEGLGLYPPLWSAEAHRDLAATSRAVVPLGELLGLGRDTALQLDGTDPGFLGDV, via the coding sequence ATGCGTGGACTGAGCGAACTGACCGACGTCGAGGACCCGGCGTGGCCGCTGCTCGAAGAGGAGCTGCGGACGGCGAAGGTGCCCGTCGAGGTGCTGGACGCCGACCCCGCGCAGGGGGCGGCCACGCTCCTTCAGACGCAGGTCACCGTCCGCTCGTACCTGGGCGCGTTCCTCTTCCGCACCGGCGGAGCCCTCGTCGACGACGGCTGGCTGCGGGTGTACGGCAGCCCGGCCGTCCACAACGACCGGCGCCTGCCCGGCCTCGCCCGGGTCAACGGCTACCCCGCCGAGCCCGACCCCGCCTGGCGGCCCGCCGCCGGACTCGTCGTCGCGCACGACGTGCTCGGCGGGGCCTTCGCCATCCAGGGCGGCACGGAGGAGGAGACCGGACTGCCGGGCAGCCCCGGCGAGATGGTCTACTTCGCGCCCGACTCGCTGCGCTGGGACGCGATCGGCGCCGGGTACGGGGCCTGGCTGTCGTGGGTGCTCGCCGGAGGGATCGAGGAGTTCTACGAGGGCCTGCGCTGGCCCGGCTGGCGCGACGAGGCGCCCGGCCTGACCGGCGGCGAGGGGCTCGGCCTCTACCCGCCCCTGTGGTCCGCCGAGGCGCACCGGGACCTGGCCGCGACCAGCCGCGCGGTCGTCCCCCTGGGAGAGCTGCTCGGACTCGGACGCGACACGGCCCTGCAGCTCGACGGCACCGACCCCGGCTTCCTGGGGGACGTGTGA
- a CDS encoding SurA N-terminal domain-containing protein — protein MHRRTALTVSAALLAAAPLLTACGSDAHPGAAAVVGGERIEVSSLQAQVEDVRDAQAASPQSAQLVAATGDLGRRKLNVMIFDRVVDEVARDHGVTATRAELQQARTSFVRQAGGEDRLAAVLLQEQGVAPDQIDAFVRRNVLMNKIAQKLGVTESPEGQKKLTDVFSAASKELGIDVNPRYGRWDDAQVRLSDTTAPWLRQISQDPAAVPSGA, from the coding sequence TTGCACCGCCGCACTGCGCTCACCGTCTCCGCCGCCCTCCTCGCCGCGGCCCCGTTGCTCACCGCCTGCGGCAGTGACGCCCATCCAGGAGCGGCGGCCGTCGTCGGCGGCGAGCGGATCGAGGTCTCCAGCCTGCAGGCGCAGGTCGAGGACGTACGGGACGCGCAGGCGGCCTCGCCGCAGTCCGCGCAGCTCGTCGCGGCCACCGGCGACCTCGGCCGCCGCAAACTCAACGTCATGATCTTCGACCGGGTCGTCGACGAGGTCGCCCGCGACCACGGCGTCACCGCCACCCGCGCCGAACTCCAGCAGGCCCGGACCTCCTTCGTCCGCCAGGCCGGCGGCGAGGACCGGCTCGCGGCCGTCCTCCTCCAGGAGCAGGGCGTGGCACCCGACCAGATCGACGCGTTCGTCCGCCGCAACGTCCTCATGAACAAGATCGCCCAGAAGCTGGGCGTCACCGAGAGCCCCGAGGGCCAGAAGAAGCTGACGGACGTCTTCTCCGCCGCCTCCAAGGAGCTCGGCATCGACGTGAACCCGCGCTACGGCCGCTGGGACGACGCCCAGGTCCGGCTCTCCGACACCACGGCCCCCTGGCTCCGCCAGATCAGCCAGGACCCGGCCGCCGTCCCGTCCGGTGCGTAG
- a CDS encoding VOC family protein, translating to MASIKEFQVTIDCARPVRLAAFWCEVLGYVLPPAPEGFATWGEYDRSTPPEEQDTYFACTDPSGKSPRLLFQRVPEGKVVKNRVHLDVRAGTGLVGEERLAVLEAECARLVELGATHLKTLYADEENESCINMQDIEGNEFCLD from the coding sequence ATGGCATCGATCAAGGAATTCCAGGTCACCATCGACTGCGCGCGGCCCGTGCGCCTCGCCGCCTTCTGGTGCGAGGTCCTGGGGTACGTCCTGCCTCCGGCCCCGGAGGGGTTCGCCACCTGGGGGGAGTACGACCGTTCGACGCCGCCCGAGGAGCAGGACACCTACTTCGCGTGCACCGACCCGTCGGGCAAAAGCCCGCGCCTGCTCTTCCAGCGCGTCCCCGAGGGCAAGGTCGTCAAGAACCGGGTGCACCTCGACGTGCGGGCCGGCACCGGGCTGGTGGGCGAGGAGCGCCTCGCGGTGCTGGAGGCCGAGTGCGCGCGACTGGTCGAGCTCGGCGCGACCCACCTGAAGACGCTGTACGCGGACGAGGAGAACGAGTCCTGCATCAACATGCAGGACATCGAGGGCAACGAGTTCTGCCTCGACTGA
- a CDS encoding N-acetyltransferase — protein sequence MTRMTLANIPKTATIDDARTVGLTLASAFGDDPMMRWFFPDAATREAGLGRYFTTLFTRQYGLHGVCERTESAAAFWVSPEGADKAVPDAETIQELVEILGDRAPAFQEAVMAAAEHGPTEPHWYLAVIGAGPAARGQGHGSALLRSGLAKADAAGLPVYLESSKPDNLPVYEHFGFRVREEFSLPGGGPVLWSMKRDPQGA from the coding sequence ATGACCCGTATGACCCTGGCGAACATACCGAAAACGGCCACGATCGACGACGCTCGCACGGTCGGCCTCACCCTGGCCTCCGCCTTCGGCGACGACCCGATGATGCGCTGGTTCTTCCCCGACGCCGCCACCCGCGAGGCGGGCCTCGGCCGCTACTTCACGACCCTCTTCACCCGGCAGTACGGCCTCCACGGCGTCTGCGAGCGGACCGAGTCGGCCGCCGCCTTCTGGGTGTCGCCCGAGGGCGCGGACAAGGCCGTCCCCGACGCGGAGACCATCCAGGAGCTCGTGGAGATCCTCGGCGACCGCGCCCCGGCCTTCCAGGAGGCCGTCATGGCCGCCGCCGAGCACGGCCCGACCGAACCCCACTGGTACCTCGCCGTCATCGGCGCCGGCCCCGCCGCCCGGGGCCAGGGCCACGGCTCGGCCCTGCTCCGCTCGGGCCTCGCCAAGGCCGACGCGGCGGGCCTGCCGGTCTATCTGGAGTCCTCCAAGCCGGACAACCTGCCGGTGTACGAGCACTTCGGCTTCAGGGTCCGCGAGGAGTTCTCCCTGCCGGGCGGCGGCCCCGTGCTGTGGTCCATGAAGCGCGACCCGCAGGGCGCCTGA
- a CDS encoding glycosyltransferase family 2 protein, with translation MLLSIVVPCFNEEDVLARFHDHVTAELDRLAGEFEIVYVDDGSRDGTLPLLQELAGRDPDRVRYLSFSRNFGKEAAMLAGLRHAAGDAVVIMDADLQHPPELVHRMVALHAEGYDQVVARRTREGDRVTRTLTARLYYRAINRLVDVELVDGVGDFRLLSRRTVDAVLELGEYNRFSKGLFSWVGFRTTTFSYENAVREQGRSKWTFGKLLNYGLDGLLSFNNKPLRAAVHLGLLLTVVALGYAAWIVGDALVNGVDTPGYVTLLVAVTALAGVQMVMAGLIGEYVGRIYYEVKRRPHYLLKEASGALRAADTRVTGESLWETVAPK, from the coding sequence GTGCTGCTCTCGATCGTCGTCCCGTGCTTCAACGAGGAGGACGTCCTCGCCCGCTTCCACGACCACGTGACCGCCGAACTGGACCGCCTCGCCGGGGAGTTCGAGATCGTCTACGTGGACGACGGCAGCCGGGACGGGACCCTCCCCCTGCTCCAGGAGCTCGCGGGCCGCGACCCGGACCGGGTCCGCTACCTCTCCTTCAGCCGCAACTTCGGCAAGGAGGCCGCGATGCTCGCCGGCCTCCGGCACGCCGCCGGAGACGCCGTCGTGATCATGGACGCCGACCTCCAGCACCCGCCGGAGCTCGTGCACCGCATGGTCGCCCTGCACGCGGAGGGGTACGACCAGGTCGTCGCCCGCCGCACCCGCGAGGGCGACCGGGTCACCCGTACCCTCACCGCCCGCCTCTACTACCGGGCGATAAACCGGCTCGTCGACGTCGAGCTCGTCGACGGCGTCGGAGACTTCCGGCTCCTGTCGCGGCGCACCGTCGACGCCGTCCTCGAACTCGGCGAGTACAACCGCTTCTCCAAGGGCCTCTTCTCCTGGGTCGGCTTCCGCACCACGACCTTCTCCTACGAGAACGCCGTCCGCGAGCAGGGCCGCTCCAAGTGGACCTTCGGCAAGCTCCTCAACTACGGCCTCGACGGCCTCCTCTCCTTCAACAACAAGCCCCTGCGGGCCGCCGTCCACCTCGGGCTCCTCCTCACCGTCGTCGCCCTCGGCTACGCGGCCTGGATCGTCGGCGACGCCCTCGTCAACGGCGTCGACACCCCCGGCTACGTCACCCTCCTCGTCGCCGTCACCGCCCTCGCCGGCGTGCAGATGGTGATGGCCGGCCTGATCGGCGAGTACGTCGGACGCATCTACTACGAGGTGAAGCGGCGGCCGCACTATCTTCTGAAGGAGGCGAGCGGCGCTCTGCGAGCGGCCGACACCCGGGTGACGGGTGAGTCGTTGTGGGAAACAGTCGCTCCGAAGTAG
- a CDS encoding YfhO family protein, which translates to MPNVTRSQPPSARLSGPLAPALAGVLSVVAVCGGDAVARVFPFGPRRRAVNDLANQFVPFHAHLWDLLRGRADGGLLLDWQGGWGTSFLPDYGTYLSSPFAPLVALFPRGDIEYAVYGITVLKTAVAAAAMTFLLRRTGPRGVWWWAAVLGASYALCGWSLAEGTYNPMWLDGLIAFPLLCLVGEWVREGRRPLLGPLVVAVCWLANFYTAYMATLGAALVLLVRLAVTDSFRWRTLLRAAVTTALGVGLAAPVLVPVFLGSRHAYPGVVRDFAPAAGTDVLARLLPVTYGFATPAAFVCTAVPLLAGALLFRRDAPGRERWLWGGLCAAVAVSMQWGPTHLVWHVFATPNGSPYRQTFVLSGVLVLAAWTGLAHGLPDRRSLLGGAAVVLALTAGALPSPLLTSWSLLLAGVGLAAVAGALLLPRRGRYGLLAALLVTGTLLGQAAATTAYADRERLARLDDYPPWGAEHERRTAELAAADGWPAYRTDSGLPRVAGNDPLLLGGQGAAYYSSHTPAVLTRTLAALGGGWTSRGRNLLSLDNPVTDALFGVGARWRDGAVVRTDTRLPLVTVRPPGPPPVYGPSPFRNQELLLGARVYGAPHAGACPVGTEVFLWAPDATGTARLGGNAPVHLLGGGPKRRAALTSLGVQRVPDLKPDLPGPGELGCLDHDRLRSAVTALRARAATSIRVTPDGVRAALPPDAGTAVVAAPRIAGWHCAGAAPTSYGGLLAVPAGGGELSCTFRPPGLRAGLAAGALAALGLAGVVLMRVRSGRSPR; encoded by the coding sequence ATGCCGAACGTCACGCGCTCCCAGCCGCCCTCCGCCCGCCTCTCCGGTCCGCTCGCCCCGGCGCTCGCCGGCGTCCTGTCCGTCGTCGCCGTCTGCGGTGGGGACGCCGTCGCCCGGGTGTTCCCCTTCGGGCCGCGCCGCCGGGCCGTCAACGACCTCGCCAACCAGTTCGTGCCGTTCCACGCACACCTGTGGGACCTGCTGCGGGGCCGGGCGGACGGCGGGCTGCTGCTGGACTGGCAGGGCGGCTGGGGCACGAGCTTCCTGCCCGACTACGGCACCTACCTGTCGAGCCCCTTCGCCCCGCTGGTCGCGCTCTTCCCGCGCGGCGACATCGAGTACGCGGTGTACGGGATCACCGTCCTGAAGACGGCGGTCGCGGCGGCGGCGATGACCTTCCTGCTGCGGCGGACCGGGCCTAGGGGCGTGTGGTGGTGGGCGGCGGTGCTCGGCGCCTCGTACGCGCTGTGCGGGTGGTCGCTCGCGGAGGGCACGTACAACCCGATGTGGCTGGACGGCCTGATCGCCTTCCCGCTGCTCTGCCTGGTGGGCGAATGGGTGCGGGAGGGCCGGCGGCCGCTCCTGGGGCCCCTGGTGGTGGCGGTCTGCTGGCTCGCGAACTTCTACACGGCGTACATGGCGACCCTGGGCGCCGCCCTGGTGCTCCTGGTCCGCCTGGCGGTCACGGACTCCTTCCGGTGGCGGACGCTGCTCCGGGCGGCGGTGACGACGGCCCTCGGCGTCGGCCTCGCGGCCCCCGTCCTGGTGCCCGTCTTCCTCGGCTCCCGGCACGCCTACCCGGGCGTCGTCCGGGACTTCGCCCCGGCGGCCGGCACGGACGTGCTGGCCCGGCTGCTGCCGGTGACGTACGGCTTCGCGACCCCGGCGGCCTTCGTCTGCACGGCGGTGCCGCTGCTCGCGGGGGCGCTGCTCTTCCGCCGGGACGCGCCGGGCCGGGAGCGGTGGCTGTGGGGCGGCCTGTGCGCGGCGGTCGCGGTGTCGATGCAGTGGGGTCCGACGCACCTCGTCTGGCACGTCTTCGCCACCCCGAACGGCAGCCCGTACCGCCAGACCTTCGTCCTGTCCGGCGTCCTCGTGCTCGCCGCCTGGACGGGCCTCGCCCACGGCCTCCCGGACCGCAGGTCGCTGCTCGGCGGGGCGGCGGTCGTCCTGGCCCTGACCGCCGGGGCCCTGCCGAGCCCGCTCCTCACCTCCTGGTCGCTGCTCCTCGCGGGCGTCGGCCTGGCGGCGGTGGCGGGCGCGCTCCTCCTGCCCCGCCGGGGCCGGTACGGACTCCTCGCCGCGCTCCTCGTGACCGGGACGCTCCTCGGCCAGGCGGCGGCGACCACGGCGTACGCGGACCGGGAGCGGCTCGCCCGCCTCGACGACTACCCGCCGTGGGGCGCGGAGCACGAGCGGCGGACGGCGGAGCTCGCGGCGGCCGACGGCTGGCCCGCGTACCGCACGGACTCCGGGCTTCCCCGGGTCGCGGGCAACGATCCGCTGCTGCTCGGCGGCCAGGGCGCCGCGTACTACAGCAGCCACACCCCGGCGGTCCTGACGCGGACCCTGGCCGCGCTGGGCGGCGGCTGGACCTCGCGCGGCCGGAACCTGCTGAGCCTGGACAATCCGGTGACGGACGCGCTGTTCGGGGTGGGCGCGCGGTGGCGGGACGGCGCGGTCGTGCGGACGGACACGCGCCTGCCGCTGGTGACGGTGCGGCCCCCGGGCCCGCCCCCGGTCTACGGCCCGTCGCCCTTCCGCAACCAGGAACTCCTGCTCGGGGCGCGGGTGTACGGCGCTCCGCACGCGGGCGCCTGCCCGGTCGGCACGGAGGTCTTCCTCTGGGCCCCCGACGCGACGGGCACGGCCCGCCTCGGCGGCAACGCCCCGGTGCACCTCCTCGGTGGCGGCCCGAAGCGCCGCGCGGCCCTGACCTCGCTGGGCGTCCAGCGGGTCCCCGACCTGAAGCCGGACCTGCCGGGGCCGGGCGAGCTGGGCTGCCTGGACCACGACCGCCTCCGCTCGGCGGTGACGGCCCTGCGCGCCCGCGCGGCGACCTCGATCCGCGTCACCCCGGACGGCGTACGGGCCGCCCTCCCGCCGGACGCCGGCACGGCGGTCGTCGCGGCGCCCCGCATCGCGGGCTGGCACTGCGCCGGCGCCGCCCCGACCTCGTACGGCGGCCTCCTGGCCGTCCCGGCCGGGGGCGGCGAGCTCTCCTGCACGTTCCGCCCGCCGGGCCTGCGCGCGGGCCTGGCGGCGGGGGCACTGGCGGCGCTGGGGCTCGCGGGCGTGGTCCTGATGCGGGTCAGGAGCGGGCGATCGCCCCGGTGA
- the helR gene encoding RNA polymerase recycling motor ATPase HelR gives MTSLTAGVFDLSGNLSPKADPALIAADEQHFAAIARCLDETIAELSARLDAERKAPGGIGREAMDRDAEIHRLSGRLRTLRRFGLDLCLGRVVAADDPEPLYVGRLGLTDSTGRRLLVDWRSPAAEPFFAATHATPMGLASRRRYRWSGGRITDYWDEVFTAEGLEGHAALDDQSAFIASLGGNRSSRMRDVLATIQSDQDAIIRAGSRGALVVDGGPGTGKTVVALHRTAHLLYSDPRLGHRRGGVLFVGPHQPYLNYVADVLPSLGEEGVRTCTVRDLVAEGAKATAETDPEVARLKSSRDMVTAIEKAVAFYEEPPTEGMTVSTHWSDIRLTAADWAEAFDAAEPGTPHNEAREQIWEHLVSLLFDKYDGEEIPEEQFRKSLRQDRELTGALHGAWPMLEAADLVGDLWTVPAYLRMCAPWLTPDEVKRLRRADAQAWTVSDLPLLDAARQRLGDPATARLKVRRAATVAAERERMAGVIDSIVAADADGEGAVTMLRGEDLRNSLIDEDALPTAEQEPLDGPFAHIVVDEAQELTDAEWQMLLLRCPSKSFTIVGDRAQARHGFTESWRERLERAGFDRIETTSLSINYRTPEEVMAEAEPVIRAALPDANVPTSIRSNGIPVAHAPVTDLEEILDAWLAENAEGVACVIGAPTFEERPRVRSLTPSLSKGLEFDLVVLVDPDSFGEGIEGAVDRYVAMTRATRQLVILTSA, from the coding sequence ATGACGTCCCTTACTGCCGGTGTGTTCGACCTCTCCGGCAACCTGTCTCCCAAGGCCGACCCGGCGCTCATCGCCGCGGACGAGCAGCACTTCGCGGCCATCGCGCGGTGCCTCGACGAGACGATCGCCGAACTGTCGGCGCGCCTCGACGCCGAGCGGAAGGCGCCCGGCGGGATCGGCCGGGAGGCGATGGACCGGGACGCGGAGATCCACCGGCTCTCCGGCCGCCTGCGGACGCTGCGCCGCTTCGGCCTGGACCTCTGCCTGGGCCGCGTGGTCGCGGCGGACGACCCCGAGCCCCTCTACGTCGGGCGGCTCGGCCTCACCGACAGCACCGGCCGCCGACTGCTCGTCGACTGGCGCTCCCCTGCCGCCGAGCCGTTCTTCGCGGCCACGCACGCCACCCCCATGGGCCTGGCGAGCCGCCGCCGCTACCGCTGGTCCGGCGGCCGGATCACGGACTACTGGGACGAGGTCTTCACCGCCGAGGGCCTCGAAGGGCACGCCGCGCTCGACGACCAGTCCGCCTTCATCGCCAGCCTGGGCGGCAACCGCTCGTCCCGCATGAGGGACGTGCTCGCCACCATCCAGTCCGACCAGGACGCCATCATCCGCGCCGGCTCGCGCGGCGCCCTCGTCGTCGACGGCGGCCCCGGCACCGGAAAGACGGTCGTCGCCCTGCACCGCACCGCGCACCTCCTCTACTCCGACCCGCGCCTCGGGCACCGCCGGGGCGGCGTGCTCTTCGTCGGCCCGCACCAGCCCTACCTGAACTACGTCGCCGACGTCCTGCCGAGCCTCGGCGAGGAGGGCGTACGGACCTGCACCGTGCGCGACCTGGTCGCCGAGGGCGCGAAGGCGACGGCCGAGACCGACCCGGAGGTGGCCCGCCTGAAGTCCTCGCGGGACATGGTCACGGCCATCGAGAAGGCCGTCGCGTTCTACGAGGAGCCGCCCACCGAGGGCATGACCGTTTCCACCCACTGGTCGGACATCCGGCTGACCGCCGCCGACTGGGCGGAGGCCTTCGACGCGGCGGAGCCGGGGACCCCGCACAACGAGGCCCGCGAGCAGATCTGGGAGCACCTGGTCTCCCTCCTGTTCGACAAGTACGACGGCGAGGAGATCCCGGAGGAGCAGTTCCGGAAGTCGCTGCGCCAGGACCGGGAGCTGACCGGCGCCCTCCACGGCGCCTGGCCGATGCTGGAGGCGGCCGACCTCGTCGGCGACCTGTGGACGGTCCCCGCGTACCTGCGGATGTGCGCGCCCTGGCTGACCCCCGACGAGGTGAAGCGGCTGCGGCGCGCGGACGCCCAGGCGTGGACGGTCTCGGACCTGCCGCTCCTGGACGCGGCCCGGCAGCGGCTCGGCGACCCGGCGACGGCCCGGCTGAAGGTCCGGCGCGCGGCCACCGTCGCCGCCGAACGCGAGCGCATGGCAGGCGTCATCGACAGCATCGTCGCGGCCGACGCCGACGGCGAGGGCGCGGTCACGATGCTGCGGGGCGAGGACCTCCGGAACAGCCTGATCGACGAGGACGCCCTGCCGACCGCCGAACAGGAGCCGCTCGACGGCCCGTTCGCACACATCGTGGTGGACGAGGCGCAGGAACTGACCGACGCGGAATGGCAGATGCTGCTCCTGCGCTGCCCGTCGAAGAGCTTCACGATCGTCGGCGACCGCGCCCAGGCCCGGCACGGCTTCACCGAGTCGTGGCGGGAGCGCCTGGAGCGGGCCGGCTTCGACCGCATCGAGACGACGTCCCTGAGCATCAACTACCGCACGCCGGAGGAGGTCATGGCGGAGGCCGAGCCGGTCATCCGCGCCGCGCTCCCGGACGCCAACGTGCCGACGTCCATCCGCAGCAACGGCATCCCGGTCGCCCACGCCCCGGTCACCGACCTGGAGGAGATCCTCGACGCCTGGCTCGCGGAGAACGCCGAGGGCGTCGCCTGCGTCATCGGCGCCCCGACGTTCGAGGAGCGCCCCCGCGTCCGCTCGCTCACCCCGTCGCTCTCGAAGGGCCTGGAGTTCGACCTGGTCGTCCTCGTCGACCCGGACTCCTTCGGCGAGGGCATCGAGGGCGCGGTCGACCGCTACGTGGCGATGACCCGCGCGACCCGGCAGCTGGTGATCCTGACGAGCGCCTGA